A window from Gemmatimonadaceae bacterium encodes these proteins:
- a CDS encoding fatty acid desaturase, translated as MPIVFIVIAGHITNVCVTLFLHRAQTHRGLRLHYIAALPMRLWLWLTTAIVTKEWVACHRKHHAFADREGDPHSPLLEGLRNILLKGAFYYRKAVRQPGVLEKYGKGTPNDWLERHLLARLNWLGILVMLAIDIYLFGFFVGPLVWGIQMLWIPFWAAGVVNGIGHALGYRNFQVKDESRNITPIAIWLGGEELHNNHHADPKSARFAAKWFEFDIGWIYIRLLQFVRLAKVDYARGAARRDTDAERQLEPTG; from the coding sequence ATGCCGATCGTATTCATCGTGATCGCTGGCCACATAACCAACGTCTGCGTAACGCTTTTCCTTCATCGCGCGCAGACTCATCGCGGACTGCGGCTCCATTACATTGCGGCGCTTCCCATGCGCCTCTGGCTTTGGCTCACCACGGCCATAGTCACTAAGGAATGGGTCGCGTGCCACCGAAAACATCACGCCTTCGCCGATCGGGAGGGGGATCCGCACAGCCCTCTTCTCGAGGGTTTGAGAAACATCCTTCTGAAAGGCGCCTTCTATTATCGCAAGGCGGTGCGTCAGCCTGGGGTTCTCGAGAAATACGGCAAGGGCACCCCTAACGACTGGCTCGAGCGGCACTTGCTCGCGCGCCTCAATTGGCTCGGCATCCTCGTCATGCTAGCCATCGACATCTATCTCTTTGGCTTCTTCGTTGGTCCGCTCGTGTGGGGAATTCAGATGCTGTGGATCCCCTTCTGGGCTGCCGGCGTTGTAAACGGCATTGGTCACGCACTTGGCTATCGGAACTTCCAGGTGAAGGACGAGAGCAGAAACATCACCCCGATCGCCATATGGCTCGGTGGCGAAGAGCTGCACAACAACCACCACGCCGATCCGAAGTCGGCGCGCTTCGCAGCCAAATGGTTCGAGTTCGACATCGGCTGGATTTACATCCGCCTGCTCCAGTTCGTGCGACTGGCGAAAGTCGACTACGCGCGCGGCGCGGCGCGGCGCGACACCGATGCGGAGCGACAGCTCGAGCCTACAGGGTGA
- a CDS encoding oxidative damage protection protein: protein MPDVKCTRCGQTKPGFERPPFPGAIGARILGEICTDCWSQWTRQQMMLINHYGLNLMDPQARSFLTKNMEAFLFKTGGEEDVDTTKKGTISW, encoded by the coding sequence ATGCCAGACGTAAAGTGCACTCGCTGCGGGCAGACGAAGCCCGGATTTGAACGGCCCCCGTTTCCGGGCGCGATCGGCGCGCGAATTCTCGGTGAGATCTGTACCGATTGCTGGAGCCAGTGGACTCGCCAGCAGATGATGCTCATCAACCATTACGGACTGAATTTGATGGACCCACAGGCGCGCAGCTTTCTCACGAAGAACATGGAAGCCTTCCTCTTCAAGACTGGCGGCGAAGAGGACGTCGACACGACGAAGAAAGGCACTATCTCGTGGTGA
- a CDS encoding glycoside hydrolase family 3 protein, with protein sequence MSWSDSVLSSLSLRDKAAQLVWPMTFGDFASTSSASWARTQTYLTTDHVGGIVMSVGGPMEIAEKLNVMQRLSTVPLLVGADLEFGAGYRARGGYFLPNAIDLGGATIFPPEMGIGATRDTSLAYEQGRITAVEGRALGIHIAFAPILDVNNNPANPVIGVRSFGEDPHLDAALGAAMVRGLQEHGMIATGKHFPGHGDTDQNSHLTLPTITVSRAHLDTVELVPFRAAIASGLGAIMTAHIALPAILGDSSTPATLSPRVMTDLLRHELGFGGLLVTDAMDMNGVLANVRPGRPSQALTGAYGTINSIGLAEACKRALEAGADVLLMPSDVPTAIDAVVAGVQEGRFTAARVDSSVRRLLALKERLRLNHDRLVDLDSVQAVVGDSNNLDVARRAAEQSITLAKDSLHLVPLARGGGPTQRVLAITLASRSNLGANVAFLAELRRGLTNGVRLRTEYLNPDDAGANYTRVLAAADSSDLVLLCSYLSPSYTSASTNAAAPVLDFMRSVSRRHTRVVLVNFGNPYLYQQVPSVSTYLLAWGGFPMSQRAAAQALLGVNAITGRLPISIPPFLSFGAGETRLSPAMPPTTGVSRP encoded by the coding sequence GTGAGCTGGAGCGATTCCGTGCTCTCGTCGCTTTCGCTCCGTGACAAGGCCGCGCAGCTCGTCTGGCCGATGACATTCGGTGATTTTGCCTCGACGTCGAGCGCGAGTTGGGCACGCACGCAGACCTACCTGACGACTGATCATGTGGGCGGCATCGTGATGTCCGTCGGCGGGCCGATGGAGATTGCCGAAAAGCTGAACGTGATGCAGCGGCTTTCAACGGTGCCACTGCTCGTCGGAGCGGACCTGGAGTTCGGGGCCGGATACCGCGCTCGTGGCGGGTACTTCCTGCCTAACGCAATCGACCTTGGCGGCGCAACGATCTTTCCGCCCGAGATGGGCATCGGCGCGACGCGAGATACATCGCTGGCATACGAGCAAGGTCGCATCACCGCCGTCGAGGGACGCGCACTCGGCATTCACATCGCCTTCGCGCCAATACTCGACGTCAACAACAACCCGGCGAATCCGGTCATCGGAGTCCGTTCCTTCGGCGAGGATCCGCACCTGGACGCCGCGCTGGGCGCGGCCATGGTCCGCGGCCTTCAAGAGCACGGCATGATCGCGACCGGAAAGCATTTCCCCGGTCATGGCGACACGGATCAGAACTCGCACCTAACGCTGCCCACGATCACCGTCTCGCGCGCACACCTCGACACCGTCGAATTGGTGCCCTTCCGCGCGGCGATTGCATCCGGACTCGGCGCCATCATGACGGCGCACATCGCGCTTCCCGCGATACTCGGTGATAGCAGCACGCCTGCGACACTCTCGCCGCGCGTGATGACCGACCTGCTCAGACACGAGCTGGGCTTCGGCGGTCTCCTCGTCACGGACGCAATGGACATGAATGGCGTGCTCGCGAACGTGCGGCCGGGACGACCAAGCCAGGCTCTGACCGGAGCATACGGCACGATCAACAGCATCGGTCTCGCTGAGGCGTGCAAGCGTGCGCTCGAAGCCGGTGCCGATGTCCTGCTGATGCCATCCGACGTTCCGACGGCGATCGATGCGGTTGTTGCCGGTGTGCAGGAAGGACGTTTCACCGCGGCTCGCGTCGATTCTTCCGTGCGTCGTCTTCTCGCTCTCAAGGAGCGGCTGCGCCTCAATCACGATCGCCTCGTCGACCTGGACTCGGTTCAGGCAGTCGTCGGTGATTCGAACAATCTCGACGTCGCTCGTCGAGCGGCGGAGCAGTCAATCACCCTCGCGAAAGATTCGTTGCATCTGGTGCCGCTTGCACGAGGCGGCGGTCCAACGCAAAGAGTGCTTGCGATAACATTGGCGTCCCGCAGCAATCTCGGTGCGAACGTCGCCTTTCTCGCCGAGCTGCGTCGCGGCCTCACGAACGGTGTTCGTCTTCGAACCGAATACCTGAATCCCGACGATGCCGGGGCGAACTACACACGGGTACTCGCCGCGGCCGATTCCAGCGATCTCGTTCTCCTCTGCTCGTACCTTTCGCCGAGCTACACCTCCGCCTCGACGAACGCCGCCGCACCCGTTCTCGACTTCATGCGCAGCGTGTCGCGTCGCCACACGCGCGTCGTGCTCGTCAACTTCGGCAACCCGTATCTCTATCAACAGGTGCCGAGCGTGTCGACGTACCTGCTCGCGTGGGGCGGATTCCCGATGTCACAGCGGGCGGCAGCTCAGGCGCTGCTTGGCGTGAATGCAATCACTGGTCGACTCCCGATCAGTATCCCGCCATTTCTATCGTTCGGCGCTGGCGAGACGCGGCTTTCGCCGGCAATGCCACCTACGACGGGAGTCAGTCGGCCGTAG